In one Chlamydiales bacterium STE3 genomic region, the following are encoded:
- a CDS encoding putative GTP-binding protein EngB (Product derived from UniProtKB/Swiss-Prot:Q6MEP0;Gene name derived from UniProtKB/Swiss-Prot:Q6MEP0), whose amino-acid sequence MKGFLFKDAEFVTTAVSLEKCPDLKDDRGELLREIAVAGRSNVGKSSLLNDLFRAKGLVKTSATPGKTQCLNFFKLGKQLVFADLPGYGYAKVPPSVRKKWGPMIQTYLEKREPLQLILFLFDIRRVPNDEDKEFMEWIAQSGKAAILILTKADKVTRNELAANTQKILNAFACENLHYVHYSVNKPVGRDKLIKMIGDVFN is encoded by the coding sequence ATGAAAGGTTTTTTATTTAAAGATGCAGAGTTTGTGACGACCGCGGTCTCTTTGGAGAAATGCCCTGATTTGAAGGATGATCGAGGGGAGCTCCTTCGTGAAATTGCTGTAGCTGGGCGTTCAAATGTGGGAAAATCGAGTCTTCTCAATGATTTATTTAGAGCCAAGGGGCTTGTTAAAACGTCTGCAACGCCAGGTAAAACTCAGTGTTTAAACTTTTTTAAGCTTGGCAAGCAGCTCGTATTTGCAGATTTGCCCGGCTATGGTTATGCAAAAGTTCCTCCTTCGGTGAGAAAGAAGTGGGGTCCTATGATTCAAACTTACCTTGAAAAACGAGAACCTCTCCAGCTCATTCTATTTTTATTTGATATTAGGAGAGTCCCAAACGACGAAGATAAAGAATTTATGGAGTGGATTGCTCAGTCAGGGAAAGCCGCCATTCTCATCTTAACGAAAGCCGATAAAGTCACGCGTAACGAATTAGCCGCTAATACCCAAAAAATCCTCAATGCGTTTGCTTGTGAAAATTTGCATTACGTCCATTATTCTGTAAATAAGCCTGTTGGGCGTGATAAGTTAATAAAAATGATAGGGGATGTGTTTAATTAA
- a CDS encoding hypothetical protein (Product derived from UniProtKB/Swiss-Prot:O84543;Uncharacterized protein CT_538), which translates to MSKVVITEDLQAALKNFLNAHPSAELVNTYLFFVEKKFNLQPVLFPRDKIIYQSDRDAIKVLEDANKLWHEAEIKITLGHSSVNEQTTKVYICPFTGKVFGDNTHPNPQDAIYDWVSKCPENKERVGGLKVKRFFVSEDPEVIKSYIAKAKPKEPIKKMVYSSVLSGKLFNSKQAVIDDFKKNYLKKLSLFEVQNQNRFQIEEHFLDFIQKQLTEDKITAFVESLAEIDAFTPNVTQWIES; encoded by the coding sequence ATGTCTAAAGTTGTCATCACTGAAGATCTTCAAGCTGCACTGAAAAATTTTTTGAACGCACATCCTTCTGCCGAGCTTGTCAATACTTACCTCTTCTTCGTAGAAAAGAAATTTAATCTTCAGCCGGTTCTTTTTCCCCGTGATAAAATCATTTATCAGAGTGACAGAGATGCGATCAAAGTTTTAGAGGATGCGAATAAACTGTGGCATGAAGCGGAAATCAAAATCACTTTAGGCCATTCAAGTGTTAACGAGCAGACGACAAAGGTTTACATTTGTCCTTTTACTGGAAAAGTTTTTGGAGACAATACGCACCCTAATCCACAGGATGCAATTTATGATTGGGTTTCCAAATGTCCGGAAAACAAAGAGCGTGTGGGCGGGCTCAAGGTAAAAAGATTTTTTGTTTCAGAAGATCCAGAAGTGATTAAAAGTTATATCGCCAAGGCAAAGCCGAAAGAACCTATTAAGAAAATGGTCTATTCTTCAGTGTTAAGCGGTAAGTTGTTTAACAGTAAACAAGCCGTAATCGATGATTTTAAAAAGAATTACTTAAAAAAACTCTCTCTTTTTGAAGTGCAAAATCAGAATCGCTTTCAGATTGAAGAGCATTTTCTCGATTTTATTCAAAAGCAACTTACGGAAGATAAAATCACAGCATTTGTAGAATCCTTAGCGGAAATTGATGCGTTTACTCCAAATGTTACTCAGTGGATTGAAAGCTAG
- a CDS encoding tRNA threonylcarbamoyladenosine biosynthesis protein TsaE (Product derived from UniProtKB/Swiss-Prot:O83845;Gene name derived from UniProtKB/Swiss-Prot:O83845): MRIVTSSAEETINAGKTFAKSLPKGAIICFFGDLAAGKTTFIKGLVQEINKSSLDDVCSPTFAYLNIYPGTPTVYHFDLYRLRDFDEFLSMGFDEFMHDRNSICCVEWSERIALFIPSNCVKITIKVLEEMQREIVIE, encoded by the coding sequence GTGAGAATTGTTACGTCTTCGGCTGAAGAGACAATCAACGCAGGCAAAACCTTTGCAAAAAGCCTCCCAAAGGGGGCGATTATTTGTTTTTTTGGTGATTTAGCGGCCGGGAAGACTACCTTTATTAAAGGACTCGTTCAAGAAATCAACAAAAGTTCCCTTGATGATGTTTGCAGTCCGACATTTGCCTATCTCAATATTTATCCGGGAACTCCGACGGTTTATCATTTTGATCTTTATCGCCTTCGCGACTTCGATGAGTTTTTAAGCATGGGATTTGATGAATTTATGCACGATAGAAATAGCATTTGCTGTGTGGAATGGTCAGAAAGGATTGCTCTATTTATCCCATCAAATTGTGTGAAAATAACCATAAAAGTTCTTGAAGAGATGCAGCGAGAAATTGTTATAGAATGA